In Humulus lupulus chromosome 7, drHumLupu1.1, whole genome shotgun sequence, the following are encoded in one genomic region:
- the LOC133792598 gene encoding G-type lectin S-receptor-like serine/threonine-protein kinase At4g27290, whose amino-acid sequence MLEIVSGKKGRGFYDENGSLNLVGLAWTLMKEGEAFKLIDKCLLEDPYNNMEEALRCIHIGLLCVQQNSIDRPNMSSVILMLSGERVLPQPKPPAYFADTDLWKGDHSLSCNTCITDVEPR is encoded by the exons ATGTTAGAGATAGTAAGTGGAAAGAAAGGTAGAGGCTTCTACGATGAAAATGGCAGTCTTAACCTCGTTGGATTA GCCTGGACTTTGATGAAGGAAGGCGAAGCATTTAAGCTTATTGACAAGTGCTTGTTAGAAGATCCATACAACAACATGGAAGAAGCATTGCGCTGCATCCACATCGGTCTCTTGTGTGTGCAACAAAATTCTATTGATAGGCCGAACATGTCTTCTGTTATTCTAATGTTGAGTGGCGAGAGAGTATTGCCTCAGCCCAAACCACCAGCCTATTTTGCTGACACAGATTTGTGGAAAGGAGATCATTCCCTATCATGCAATACATGCATTACAGATGTTGAACCCCGATGA
- the LOC133792599 gene encoding uncharacterized protein LOC133792599 — MVLVSTKLSEDERQTLVRFLQTRMRTFAWTPHDIPGIDPSVMSHSLNISNCFPPVKQKQRRFAPEVNQVIQEEVQRLLSTGAIEECLYPSWLANPVVVPKKNGKKRVCIDYTNLNKACPKDSYPLPKIDQMIDATAGYERMSFLDAYSGYNQIPMKSEDRIHTAFITEDGLYCYKVMPFGLKNAGATYQRLMHKLFSSLLGRNMEVYIDDMVIKSKQSSSHIDDLTECFDILDAYKMKLNPTKCVFGVSSGQFLGYIVSQRGIETNPTQIASLSKIKEPRTIRDIQALTGKIVALSRFISRMSDRCRPFLQCIKKSTNTTWGPEQQKALDELKTYLSSPPILSSPVANEDLFLYLSVSRFAVSSVLFREEANRQRPVFYCSKMLLDAETRYSMMEKLALALLTAKKKLRQYFESHTIIVYTDYPLKQVLSKPDLSGRLSKWAIELGTYDIQFLPRKAKKRQVLADFLVEIQSFTPDALPELLESEDQWLWTMYTDGASNSQGAGIGVVLEAPSRLKIEEAIRLEQSATNNEAEYEALIYGLELAREMGIQRLNVRGDSQLMIEQVAGNFDTKAPHLVSLLQKVTDLRSHFRQFELILVPREQNQKADALAKLASAGGCTRQSSISISRPSKDMEVYSTSSEPECWIDPIIKYLTTSELPPNPKDAKLLRLRAQRYSMIHGTLYRKSFNGPYLRCLRLSEAKKLLDEIHEGTCGNHTGGRSLAHKALTAGYYWPYMMTEARDYAKKCDKCQRLAPTIHQPAQTLHSIVAPWPFAKWGMDVVGELPKAAGGRRYALVATDYFTKWVVAEAYVTVNKTDTMSFIWKHIICQFGIPWEIFVDNGTPFQNAKVQELCDTYKIKLSFASVTYPQGNGQEEASNKVIFANIKKNLEDKKGAWVEELPKVLWAYRTTKRSSTGESPYAMVYGTEAIIPTEVGLPTLRTEIASDPTTNTIQLLHNLDLLEETRTMAQMRLENY, encoded by the coding sequence ATGGTCCTGGTAAGTACCAAGCTGTCTGAAGATGAGAGGCAGACCCTCGTACGATTTCTCCAAACCAGAATGAGAACTTTTGCCTGGACGCCACACGACATACCCGGAATAGACCCTTCTGTTATGAGCCACAGCTTGAATATCTCCAACTGCTTCCCGCCCGTCAAACAGAAGCAGAGGAGATTCGCTCCAGAGGTGAATCAAGTCATACAAGAGGAGGTCCAACGACTCCTGAGCACGGGGGCAATCGAAGAATGTCTATACCCCAGTTGGCTTGCCAACCCCGTCGTGGTCCCAAAGAAGAATGGGAAAAAGAGAGTATGCATAGACTACACAAATCTAAACAAAGCCTGTCCCAAAGATAGCTACCCTCTACCAAAGATCGATCAGATGATAGACGCCACGGCAGGATATGAAAGGATGAGCTTCCTCGACGCCTActctggctacaatcagatcCCCATGAAATCAGAGGATAGGATTCATACAGCATTCATAACAGAAGATGGcttatactgctacaaagttatgcccttcggtctAAAGAATGCAGGCGCGACATATCAGAGGTTGATGCACAAGCTATTTTCCTCATtactcgggagaaatatggaggtttatATTGACGATATGGTCATCAAGTCCAAACAAAGCTCTTCACATATAGACGACTTGACGGAATGTTTCGACATCCTTGATgcttataaaatgaaattaaaccccacGAAATGTGTCTTTGGGGTATCCTCCGGACAGTTCTTGGGATACATCGTCAGTCAGAGGGGCATCGAGACGAACCCAACTCAGATTGCGTCCCTCTCAAAAATTAAGGAACCCCGAACCATCCGAGACATACAGGCTCTGACCGGCAAAATAGTAGCATTAAGTCGATTCATATCACGAATGTCGGACCGCTGCCGACCCTTCTTACAGTGCATAAAGAAGTCTACGAACACCACCTGGGGACCAGAACAGCAAAAAGCATTGGATGAGTTGAAGACTTATTTGAGCTCCCCTCCTATATTGAGCTCTCCTGTTGCTAATGAAGATTTATTCTTATATTTGTCTGTCTCACGATTCGCTGTAAGTTCCGTTCTTTTTCGGGAAGAAGCCAATCGTCAGAGGCCAGTGTTCTACTGCAGCAAGATGTTGTTAGATGCTGAAACCCGATACagtatgatggaaaaattggcactcgCACTCCTCACGGCCAAAAAGAAGTTACGACAATACTTCGAAAGCCACACAATCATCGTATATACGGACTATCCATTAAAGCAGGTACTGAGTAAGCCCGACCTTTCTGGAAGATTATCTAAATGGGCCATTGAGCTTGGGACATACGATATTCAGTTTTTGCCACGAAAAGCTAAAAAGAGGCAGGTACTCGCTGACTTCCTGGTTGAAATTCAGTCATTCACTCCTGACGCCCTGCCAGAATTACTAGAATCAGAAGATCAATGGTTGTGGACAATGTACACTGACGGAGCATCCAATTCCCAAGGGGCTGGTATTGGAGTCGTATTAGAAGCTCCCTCAAGACTCAAAATTGAAGAAGCTATCCGTTTAGAGCAATCCGCAacgaataatgaagcagaatatgaggcgctAATCTATGGTTTGGAACTCGCACGAGAAATGGGAATCCAACGTCTGAACGTCAGAGGCGATTCGCAGCTTATGATAGAACAAGTGGCTGGAAATTTCGACACCAAAGCACCCCATCTGGTTAGCCTTCTACAGAAGGTAACTGACTTGCGATCGCATTTTCGCCAGTTTGAACTCATACTAGTACCCAGGGAGCAAAATCAGAAGGCCGACGCTCTTGCCAAATTAGCTTCTGCAGGAGGATGCACACGCCAGTCCTCCATATCCATAAGCCGACCAAGCAAAGATATGGAAGTCTATTCCACCTCGTCAGAACCTGAATGCTGGATAGATCCGATCATCAAATACTTGACCACCTCCGAGCTCCCACCTAATCCAAAAGATGCAAAACTTCTGCGACTTCGGGCACAACGCTATTCCATGATCCATGGAACGTTGTACCGAAAATCCTTTAATGGACCATACCTACGATGTTTGCGCCTATCAGAAGCTAAAAAATTGTTAGATGAAATACATGAGGGGACATGTGGAAATCACACAGGGGGACGGAGCTTGGCACACAAGGCACTTACagcagggtattactggccatacatgatgacagaagcGCGGGATTATGccaaaaaatgcgacaaatgccaacgattggcacccaccatccatcaacCTGCTCAAACCTTACACTCCATCGTTGCACCTTGGCCATTTGCAAAATGGGGTATGGATGTGGTAGGTGAACTACCTAAGGCTGCTGGAGGACGACGGTATGCTCTTGTAGCCactgactacttcacaaaatgggttgtgGCAGAGGCGTACGTCACGGTCAACAAAACAGACACTATGTCCTTCATCTGGAAGCATATTATATGTCAATTTGGAATACCCTGGGAGATATTCGTCGACAATGGCACTCCGTTCCAAAATGCAAAGGTACAAGAACTATGCGACACGTACAAGATCAAGCTAAGCTTCGCCTCTGTTACTTACCCACAGGGAAATGGTCAAGAAGAGGCTTCCAACAAAGTCATCTTTGCCAACATTAAGAAGAATTTGGAAGACAAAAAAGGAGCATGGGTAGAAGAATTACCGAAAGTGttgtgggcttatagaacaaCAAAAAGATCCTCCACGGGGGAGTCTCCCTACGCCATGGTTTATGGAACAGAAGCTATCATCCCAACAGAAGTCGGTCTGCCTACACTTCGGACAGAGATTGCATCTGACCCAACAACGAACACCATTCAATTACTGCACAATCTAGACCTTCTAGAAGAAACACGTACAATGGCCCAAATGAGACTGGAAAATTATTAG